From the Chitinispirillales bacterium genome, one window contains:
- a CDS encoding ATP-dependent 6-phosphofructokinase has product MSEDFSNVRSEDFVIETLGHTNIKSPLNLSTKDGDFIANFVEDTEIIVLNSHTDWNMAKSFKPIFVEAAGPRKDIYFDAGKVKAAIITCGGLCPGLNNVIRDITYTLRVQYGVNNVVGICNGYKGFLPEFKLPIIDLTIDKVRDIHREGGTILGSSRGYGDRTNDIADCLERMNINMLFTIGGDGTQKGALRIYEETKNRGMKLSVIGIPKTIDNDLSFVRKSFGFETAVEKSTEAVESATIEARGATNGIGLVKLMGRESGFIAAHTAVAANNVDFVLVPEVPFALEGENGFLETLRRRVIENGYAVVIVAEGAGQKLLKNFDDKYLEIDASGNKKLGDIGIFIRDKIIEYFAKSNVECNMKYIDPSYIVRSQPANANDSLYCSQLAANAVHAAMGGKTGALIGLVHNYYVHIPIKMAVSQRNTINPDGTTWRAVLESTGQPPLMK; this is encoded by the coding sequence ATGTCAGAAGATTTTAGCAATGTCCGCAGTGAAGATTTCGTTATCGAAACTCTTGGGCACACCAATATCAAATCCCCGCTTAATTTATCGACGAAAGACGGAGATTTCATAGCAAATTTTGTGGAAGATACCGAAATCATAGTTCTAAACAGTCATACCGATTGGAATATGGCAAAAAGTTTTAAGCCGATTTTTGTCGAAGCGGCGGGTCCTCGTAAAGACATTTATTTTGACGCCGGAAAAGTAAAAGCGGCGATAATTACATGCGGCGGCTTGTGTCCCGGATTAAACAACGTTATTCGCGACATTACTTATACGCTTCGTGTACAGTACGGCGTAAATAACGTTGTGGGTATTTGTAACGGATACAAAGGATTTCTGCCGGAATTCAAACTCCCGATCATTGATTTGACAATAGATAAAGTTCGTGATATTCACCGTGAAGGCGGAACTATTCTGGGCTCTTCCCGCGGATACGGAGACAGAACGAACGATATTGCGGATTGTTTAGAGCGTATGAATATAAACATGCTTTTTACAATAGGCGGCGACGGCACTCAAAAGGGAGCGCTACGAATTTATGAAGAGACAAAAAATCGAGGAATGAAATTGTCCGTCATAGGTATTCCAAAAACAATCGACAACGATTTGAGTTTTGTTCGCAAATCTTTCGGTTTTGAAACCGCGGTAGAAAAATCTACCGAAGCGGTCGAATCGGCGACGATTGAAGCGAGAGGCGCCACAAACGGCATAGGGCTTGTAAAACTTATGGGGAGAGAATCGGGATTTATCGCCGCTCACACGGCGGTGGCGGCGAATAACGTCGATTTTGTGCTTGTTCCGGAAGTTCCTTTTGCGCTTGAAGGTGAAAACGGTTTTTTAGAAACGTTGCGCAGAAGAGTTATTGAAAACGGTTACGCCGTCGTTATTGTCGCCGAAGGCGCCGGACAAAAATTATTGAAAAATTTTGACGATAAATATTTGGAAATCGATGCCTCCGGAAATAAAAAATTAGGCGATATAGGGATATTCATTCGTGATAAAATAATTGAATACTTTGCTAAAAGTAACGTAGAGTGCAATATGAAATATATTGATCCGTCCTATATCGTAAGAAGTCAGCCAGCCAACGCCAACGATTCGCTTTATTGTTCACAATTGGCGGCAAACGCCGTTCATGCCGCAATGGGCGGTAAAACCGGCGCTTTAATCGGTCTTGTGCATAATTATTACGTTCATATCCCTATTAAAATGGCTGTGAGTCAGCGAAATACGATAAATCCCGACGGAACAACTTGGCGTGCGGTTTTGGAATCGACAGGACAGCCGCCGTTAATGAAATAG